AAGTTGTTCAATAATGTGTTTTCCCCCGTTCAATTTCTTGAAGAAAGCtttaaaataatcaaataatgTATTATTCTAGGATGCCATTGACATCCTGGGTTTCAGTAATGAGGAGAAAATCACCATTTACAAGCTGACTGGTGCTGTGCTCCATCATGGCAACATGAAATTCAAGCAGAAGCAGCGTGAGGAGCAGGCTGAGCCTGATGGCACTGAGGGTAGGTTACAACACTCTATTGAATCAGTCAGTTAGTAGTAATTACAAGGTACTTCTACACCATGGACAAAATTGTCATACCACCATGTGACTAAATCAACATATGCATATTCATGTTTATTCATATTCTAAATTTCCTTCTTTATTAAGAAAGTATCTATCTTCATTTAAAGACAAACATTTAGAAAACAATGGTTACTCAGATACCTTTATGTTTTTTGTGAGACATATGATATAGCCTTTAACCTAACATTATCTTGAACAAATGTTTTGATTTAGGGAGAGGGTATTGAGGTGAACACATTCTTTCATATGCTGACCCAAAGTTGTTTGGAGTTTGGACTATTAAATTGGTTATAAATGTCAAATCAACAAAATGCTACACTGTGGCACTTTTTTTAGATGCTGACAAAGTCGCTTATCTCCTGGGCCTGAACTCCGCTGACATGCTGAAGGCTTTGTGCTACCCAAGAGTGAAAGTTGGAAATGAGTATGTCACCAAGGGTCAGACTGTGCCACAGGTATTattttaaaaagttcagtaaAGATCCCAAACCACTTGTCAAAGTATGGACAGAATTCCTTGTAGTAAAACTGACCTGCAAATGACCAGCATTTGACTTTTTGGTCTCTGAATATAGCATGATCATTGTTTCAATATTCTGTTTCAGGTCAATAACTCAGTTGCAGCCTTGTCCAAGTCCATCTATGAGAGGATGTTCTTGTGGATGGTCATCCGTATCAACCAGATGTTGGACACTAAACAGCCAAGGCAGTTCTTCATTGGTGTGCTGGATATTGCTGGCTTTGAGATTTTTGATGTGAGGACAACACTTTCACCAACATTATTCATTTCTCATTTCATTCCAATTCCATTCGCAAATAATATACAAAAATTCTCCAACACAGTTCAACAGCATGGAGCAGCTGTGCATCAACTTCACCAATGAGAAATTGCAACAGTTCTTCAATCACCACATGTTCGTTCTGGAGCAAGAGGAATACAAGAAAGAGGGCATTGTATGGGAGTTCATTGACTTCGGCATGGATTTAGCTGCTTGCATTGAGCTCATTGAGAAGGTCAGTGTCAGTCAGTCAAATGAGTCAAGTGCtagatttgtattgttttataatACCCACTTTTAAAACTAAGCTAATTTTCCCAACAGCCTATGGGAATCTTTGCCATCCTTGAAGAGGAGTGCATGTTCCCCAAGGCCTCTGACACCACTTTCAAGAACAAGTTGTATGACCAGCATCTTGGCAAAACTAAGGCCTTTGAGAAGCCGAAGCCAGCCAAAGGCAAGGCTGAGGCCCACTTCTCCCTGGTGCACTATGCTGGCACTGTGGACTACAATGTTGGTGGGTGGCTGGACAAGAACAAGGATCCACTGAACGATTCTGTTGTGCAGCTGTACCAGAAGTCGGGAGTAAAACTCCTGCCTGTCTTGTACCCACCTGTTGTTGAGGGTAACAAAAAACCTATACGAGTCTACAAGCTAATGCAAAAATATCCCATTTATGAATTTTTATGTATGTAAATTATTGAATCTATCATTTGTATGTCAACAGagactggtggtggtggtaagaagaagaagaagggtggCTCCATGCAGACTGTGTCATCACAGTTCAGGGTATGTATATTAaaccaataacaaacaaaccatTCATCCTAAAGACAGGTGAGGGGATGTTTTGATTGCATTCTTTTCTCAACAGGAGAACTTGGGCAAACTGATGACTAACTTGAGGAGCACCCATCCTCACTTTGTGCGTTGTCTGATTCCAAATGAAATTAAGAAACCAGGTAAAGGGTGTTAGGTATAGCCAATGAAGATATATGCATTATTTGTGTATTAAATTGAGAATATGAGATCTCATGACCTGTTTTTGACATGCAGGTTATATGCAGAACTTCTTGGTCATCCACCAGCTCAGGTGCAATGGTGTACTTGAGGGTATTAGAATCTGCAGAAAGGGTTTCCCAAGCAGAATCCTCTATGGTGACTTCAAGCAGAGGTTAACTGAGAAAGCCAAGTATTACATAAAGTATATTCAGTACTACATTTAGACAGGAAAAAGTAATGCTCCAtatgtacatttatttattctatCCAGATACAAAGTGCTGAATGCCAGTGTCATCCCTGATGGTCAGTTCATTGATAACAAGAAGGCTTCTGAGAAGCTCTTGGGATCTATTGATGTTGATCACACCCAGTACATGTTTGGACACACAAAGGTAAATAATATGTTCCATGCAATCTATTATCTGCTTATCACGAGTACAAACAAGAGCTAAGCTTTTTCTGTGTCAAGTTCATGCTGATATTTTCCTTTATCCCTCAGGTGTTCTTCAAAGCTGGTCTGCTGGGTACCCTtgaggagatgcgagatgagaAACTGGCTTCCCTGGTCACAATGACTCAGGCTCTCTGCCGTGCATACCTGATGAGGAGGGAGTTTGTCAAGATGATGGAAAGGAGGTAAATTTGTATATAAAAATAACTCAGAAGTCTGAAAGACTGCTATAGTATGAGTAGTATTAATTGTATAGTCCGCCTCTGTATCCCTCTAAATTGATAATGCATTGCTGTTTGCTAAAGGAAACGTATTTATCAAAACTATGTCTGAGAAGTTCCTATTACACTTTCTACTAGAGATGTAACATTGTCAATTTCACAATATCGAGATAATAAAATGTCATCGTGGACATGTGACAGTATGAAACGATAAGTCTGTAGTTTCAGCTGCCATGGAGCAGAGCGAAGAGAAAATGAGAATTACAGAGACCTATCGTTCTATGCGTGCCTATCATCCTTTGAGCTCTGCTCGCTGGCTGCttttacatagatagatagatagatagatagagattactttattcatccccacaGGGAAATTATGGTGCTAGCACAGCGGAAATGGTAGACTACGGTGTTGGAGAGTCAGTACACAACATGGGTACATTTTTTCATGATAACATTTCGGCTGCGCTTCCTCCGGTGTATATTTAGGTCTCTTAAATAAGAGTTGAGCTGAAAACAGGATCTGTCCATTTTTAAGATgtacatgctacacacacaagAGTTTCAATTGTCGGAGAACTCGTCTATGAACGcaccattaggctactttctgtctaatgtaggctatagacaAATTTCAGAGACAGACTGAAACAAAGTACCCCAGCAAAGGTAAAACTGTGAAGGAGAtaataacctacatttaaattgacttcaaaataaatATTGTCCATTTCACTATACATAAATGACAACATGACCTGAAATGCAAGactaaaagaaagaaacaggCAGTTTTCCTATATGTATGTTATCTTGTAAATATCAGATATAGCATCTGACCCATGACCCATTTTTGCCTAATACCAAGATTATAATTTAGCATCCATAATATGTCATCTAATGACCTATTAAGGCAAATATAAGTTGGCATGCATATTCATATTGATCATCCATTACCCCACACAGTGCGAGACTGCAGTGATCTGAGGTTTCTCTTTTCCAAGTcttaattttcctttttttttaaatatcacaATAAATATCTTACCGTTGACTTGTTACTTTAATATCGTATTGAGAGATTGATATTGTTACATCCCTACAAATTGCAATGAATATTGTGCCGTGGACTTGTTACCTAGGTATTATTGTATTGTGATATTTTGATATGGTTACTTTCTACCcatttcatgtaatcataatTCTACATAGAATATTAAGGATATATTTCACGGTTCTTGTATAGAGAATCTATCTACACCATCCAGTACAATATACGGTCATTCATGAATGTCAAGACCTGGCCTTGGATGAAGGTTTACTATAAGATCAAGCctctgctgaagagtgctgaAACTGAGAAGGAGCTGGCCAACATGAAGGAGAACTATGAAAAACTCAAAGCGGACTGTGCAAAGGCAACAGCCAAGAAGAAGGAGCTAGAGGAGAAAATGGTGGTTCTAGTGCAAGAGAGAAATGACCTTGCACTGCAAGTGGCATCTGTAAGTGCATACTTTACCATTTCAATATTCACTACCCATACCATTACCCAGTCTCAGCACTGTGTTGTGCTTTCAATACAAATTAGATGTCATGCTTCCATCTTATATTTATAATAGGGAAATGAGGGTCTCAATGATGCTGAGGAGAGGTGTGAGGGTCTTATCAAAAGTAAGATCCAGCTTGAGGCCAAGCTCAAAGAGACAACCGAGAGactggaggatgaagaggaaatCAATGCTGAGCTGACTGCCAAGAAGAGGAAACTGGAGGATGAGTGCTCTGAGCTCAAAAAGGACATAGATGATCTGGAGCTGACCTTGGCCAAagtggagaaggagaaacatGCCACTGAGAACAAGGTTGGAAATTATAAAGGGCTGATCAATGTAGTatgtcaaaaaataaataatctttATTATATATAATCTATATATCTATCACTGTTTACTAATGTAAAAAATTATATGTGCAGGTCAAGAACCTAACTGAAGAGATGGCCTCTCAGGATGAGTCCATTGCTAAGCTGACAAAGGAGAAGAAAGCCCTCCAAGAGGCCCACCAGCAGACTCTTGATGATCTTCAAGCAGAGGAAGACAAAGTCAACACTCTGACCAAAGCCAAGACTAAGCTTGAACAGCAAGTGGATGATGTAAGAATAAAAATCAACATGACAACTTCTCACACTGATTTTGACCATTTACCACATACTCACCTCACCTTACACTTCAAATTGGCAGCTTGAGGGTTCCCTGGAGCAAGAAAAGAAGCTCCGTATGGACCTTGAGAGAGCCAAGAGAAAGCTTGAGGGTGACCTGAAGCTGGCCCAGGAGTCCATCATGGATCTGGAAAATGACAAGCAGCAGTCTGAAGAGAAGATAAAGAAGTAAAGGTGTTATCTATTACAAAATATCACTGTTCAATTCCCATGTATGCAGCCAACTTTAGAAATTATTCTTCCTTTTCTTCAATCATTTTTTAATCAGGAAGGACTTTGAAACAAGTCAACTTCTTAGTAAGATTGAAGATGAACAGTCACTTGGTGCTCAGCTGCAGAAGAAGATCAAGGAGCTTCAGGTTTACTTATTCTCCACCAACTCAAACTCTGAGCGTTTTTGCCATTTTCTGTCTTACTAATATAATACAATATTTTTTCCAATAGGCCCGCATTGAGGAACTGGAGGAAGAGATTGAGTCTGAGCATGCAGCTCGTGCCAAGGTTGAGAAGCAGAGAGCTGATCTCTCCAGAGAACTCGAAGAGATTAGTGAAAGGCTTGAGGAAGCTGGTGGTGCCACTGCTGCTCaaattgagatgaacaaaaagcGTGAGGCTGAGTTCCAGAAGTTGCATCGTGACCTTGAAGAGTCCACCCTGCAGCATGAAGCCACTGCGTCAGCTCTCCGCAAGAAGCAGGCCGACAGCATGGCTGAGCTGGGAGAGCAGATTGACAACCTCCAACGTGTCAAGCAGAAGcttgagaaggagaagagtgaaTACAAGATGGAGATTGATGATCTCTCCAGCAATATGGAGGCTGTTGCTAAATCTAAGGTTGGTGAGATGTTTACCCTCATACTATCTTGTAAACAAATCAACTTACAATAATTTAATTCACTTTTTGCTACTAACGGACATTATCATGAACAGACAAATCTGGAGAAGATGTGCCGCACTCTTGAAGACCAACTCAGTGAAACCAAGGCCAAGAGTGATGAGGTTGTTCGACAGCTCAATGACCTCAGTGCTCAGAGAGCACGGCTTCAGACTGAAAATGGTGAGCTTGGCCGCCAGGTTGAGGAGAAAGATACTCTTGTGTCTCAGCTAACCAGAAGCAAGCAGGCCTTCACTCAGCAAGTTGAGGAGCTGAAGAGACTGAATGAAGAGGAAGTCAAGGTACTGATTCAGTACTTGCCTATATCCATGAAATTAAGAAATTGGAGTACATAAATCACATTTGGGGAAATGCTTTATACTGTAAACACCCTTACTTGTTCACAAACAGGCCAAGAATGCCCTGGCTCATGCTGTTCAGTCAGCTCGCCACAACTGTGACCTTCTAAGGGAGCAGtttgaggaggagcaggaagcAAAGGCTGAGCTTCAACGTGGCATGTCCAAGGCCAACAGTGAGGTTGCTCAGTGGAGGACCAAGTATGAAACTGATGCCATCCAGCGTACTGAGGAGCTTGAAGAGTCCAAGTATGTGCTAAAGATGCAAAAACCACGATTTTGATATGTATTTTGTCCACTGAAACCTTCTAAAAATCATCATATTTTCTGTCTTAAATCTGAATCTTTTTCCTTCAGAAAAAAGCTTGCCCAGCGTCTCCAGGAGGCTGAGGAGCAAATCGAGGCTGTAAACGCAAAATGTGCCTCTCTAGATAAGACCAAGCAGAGACTCCAGGGTGAGGTTGAGGACCTCATGATTGATGTGGACATAGCCAATGCCCTAGCT
This portion of the Alosa sapidissima isolate fAloSap1 chromosome 22, fAloSap1.pri, whole genome shotgun sequence genome encodes:
- the LOC121697071 gene encoding myosin heavy chain, fast skeletal muscle-like; this encodes MGDGEMACYGKAAIYLRKPEKERIEAQSKPFDAKTACYVVDKEELYLKGTIKKKEGGKAVVETLESKEERTVKEDEVFPMNPPKFDKIEDMAMMTHLNEASVLYNLKERYAAWMIYTYSGLFCVTVNPYKWLPVYDQEVVNAYRGKKRVEAPPHIFSVSDNAYQFMLQDRENQSVLITGESGAGKTVNTKRVIQYFATIAVSGDKKKQEQPASSGKIKGSLEDQIIAANPLLEAYGNAKTVRNDNSSRFGKFIRIHFGTSGKLASADIETYLLEKSRVTFQLPDERGYHIFYQMMTNHKPELIEMSLITTNPYDFPMCSQGQVTVASIDDKVELDATDDAIDILGFSNEEKITIYKLTGAVLHHGNMKFKQKQREEQAEPDGTEDADKVAYLLGLNSADMLKALCYPRVKVGNEYVTKGQTVPQVNNSVAALSKSIYERMFLWMVIRINQMLDTKQPRQFFIGVLDIAGFEIFDFNSMEQLCINFTNEKLQQFFNHHMFVLEQEEYKKEGIVWEFIDFGMDLAACIELIEKPMGIFAILEEECMFPKASDTTFKNKLYDQHLGKTKAFEKPKPAKGKAEAHFSLVHYAGTVDYNVGGWLDKNKDPLNDSVVQLYQKSGVKLLPVLYPPVVEETGGGGKKKKKGGSMQTVSSQFRENLGKLMTNLRSTHPHFVRCLIPNEIKKPGYMQNFLVIHQLRCNGVLEGIRICRKGFPSRILYGDFKQRYKVLNASVIPDGQFIDNKKASEKLLGSIDVDHTQYMFGHTKVFFKAGLLGTLEEMRDEKLASLVTMTQALCRAYLMRREFVKMMERRESIYTIQYNIRSFMNVKTWPWMKVYYKIKPLLKSAETEKELANMKENYEKLKADCAKATAKKKELEEKMVVLVQERNDLALQVASGNEGLNDAEERCEGLIKSKIQLEAKLKETTERLEDEEEINAELTAKKRKLEDECSELKKDIDDLELTLAKVEKEKHATENKVKNLTEEMASQDESIAKLTKEKKALQEAHQQTLDDLQAEEDKVNTLTKAKTKLEQQVDDLEGSLEQEKKLRMDLERAKRKLEGDLKLAQESIMDLENDKQQSEEKIKKKDFETSQLLSKIEDEQSLGAQLQKKIKELQARIEELEEEIESEHAARAKVEKQRADLSRELEEISERLEEAGGATAAQIEMNKKREAEFQKLHRDLEESTLQHEATASALRKKQADSMAELGEQIDNLQRVKQKLEKEKSEYKMEIDDLSSNMEAVAKSKTNLEKMCRTLEDQLSETKAKSDEVVRQLNDLSAQRARLQTENGELGRQVEEKDTLVSQLTRSKQAFTQQVEELKRLNEEEVKAKNALAHAVQSARHNCDLLREQFEEEQEAKAELQRGMSKANSEVAQWRTKYETDAIQRTEELEESKKKLAQRLQEAEEQIEAVNAKCASLDKTKQRLQGEVEDLMIDVDIANALAANLDKKQRNFDKVLAEWKQKYEEGQAELEGAQKEARSLSTELFKMKNSYEESLDHLETLKRENKNLQQEISDLTEQLGETGKSIHELEKSKKTVETEKSEIQTALEEAEGTLEHEESKILRVQLELNQIKGEVDRKLAEKDEEMEQIKRNAQRITDTMQSTLDSEVRSRNDALRIKKKMEGDLNEMEIQLSHANRQAAESQKQLRNVQGQLKDAQLHLDDAVRGQEDMKEQVAMVERRNTLMVAEIEELRAALEQTERGRKVAEQELVDASERVGLLHSQNTSLISTKKKLEADLVQVQGEVDDIVQEAKNAEEKAKKAITDAAMMAEELKKEQDTSSHLERMKKNLEVTVKDLQHRLDEAENLAMKGGKKQLQKLESRVRELESEVENEQRRGAEAIKGVHKYERRVKELTYQTEEDKKNINRLQDLVDKLQLKVKSYKRQAEEAEEQSNAHLSKFRKVQHELEEAEERADIAESQVNKMRAKSHDSGKGKEAAE